The genomic region TGAATGGCATGAATGGTTGGTGTTTCATGTTTGAATTGTGGTGCCAATTgtgacatattggttaggcacgtAGGTTGAATGTGAACTGATATATTTTGACatgttttggtacattttgaataGGTTTATGTGATAGTAATTGAATGGCTTGGTATCTAAGGAAGTGTAGGCGAAATTGCTTGAGTTTGAATGTATTTTAGGGTACACACAGCTCTGTGCCCCACATGGTTGCAGGACATGACTGTGTGGTCTGTTTGATTTTAGGTACAAGTTTGTTCAAATGACCtggcgatacggccgtgtgaccctgaGTTACATGGGCATAGGTTGTTACACAGTTTGACCAAACGACCATGTTCTTGAGCTACATAGGCTGAGCTTTGTCACACGGCTATGTGACATCAGTTTAGACTTTTTACTcaaatttttgtaaaaaattcaTTTTCATCTAGAATTGTTCATGATTTGTTTTAAATGTTCTGTAAGCTCGAATTAAGTTCCGTTTTGATTGAGTAACATGGAAAAATTATTGTAAATGAATTATttggtatttttttatttaattttgaactaTGTTATAGTTTTATAGTTGTAATACCTTATAGCTCGAGTTGGGCGAGCGAACTGGGTATAGTGTGTTATATAAAGTCCATTTCATCTCTCATCCGCTCCAATCAACTCCCTCGAATGAATGTCCTGAATAGCACATATGTTAGTAGAAAATTGGacaaaacatttcatatcatcattcaacTAAGAAATCGAAATTAAATTACAGTTTAATTTAAGAACGTAAAAAACGTGTTTTAAGTGAATTTTGCCTGTCAATTGAACCATTCCTTATTTGGTAGCCACCACTGTTTTGCTATCAGGGAATTCTACGGAACATGCTACAACATCTCTCACATTCATCAAACACATAAGATAACTTGTAACATGATTAGAACACCTagtatcaataatccaattattCTTGGACTTACTATTCAACTAATTGGAAGTTGATTGTTTATTACCGAACACTGCCAAAAAGGACTACCATTGCTTAGCAGTAAAACAGGGAAGTGCCGCCCCCTAACACTTGTGCTGCCTCTGCTGTGTTCTGCACTGATATTTCTACATGGTTGGTAGGTACGATGGTAGCATTGGCTCGcacattttcttttccatgagAAACTTGTTGCGTGAAAGATATGACACTTATCTTTCCACCGCATCCAACACTTTTCATCTCCAGCTTCCCATACTTCTCGAGCCACCAATCTGGGAGGCCATATAGGTCAAAAGAGGTAGCCACATCATGCTCCTTGCGATGGCAATAAGTGTTCAATAATGTTGACTTATCAATATAATCAGTCCGACCTTTATTATGACCCTTCATGCATACCGCAAAGCCTAAAATTTTGGGCTTCTCTTCTTTGACCTGTGTAATGCTACGTACGCGTTCCTCTTGAGTAATTTGCTAGAATGCTTGGTTCAAGAAAGGTAAATGATTTTGGGAAAGCAGTGTAGACCTAATCTCGgcataataatcataataaagACCAAGAAGAAATTATTGACGTcaatcatgctcatgacattgtTCATACGCCTTCCCTAAGTTACATAAACATTGTCCACACTTGCAACAAATAAAAAATTCATGATTATCTAATTCATCCCACAATACCTTTAATTTGCTAAAAAAAACTACAACACTCATAGTCTTGGTTTGCTCACAACGACTAATATCTACTTTTAATTGTTGAATATGTGGACCATTGACAATAAAAAACTTTCATGTAAATCATCCCACAAAGTTTTTGCATTATCATAATTGGAAAGGAGCGATCTTACCTCCGGATTGACAATATGAGAATCCAAGACACAAGCATACAATGAACGATAACCCAATCATCCTTCAACCAAGATGGAACAAGATCTGTAATGGTATCATCAAGTGTCGAGAAGATAAAGTGACACAAATAGCATAAACTCAATCATTGAAATTGTTGAGCTTTAATCGAATAGGAGTAATAAAGTCACCGGGTTGATCTTAAGGACCCAAGAAAAATGGAGAGTTAGGTTCAATTTTAGGTTGTGGTGGAGGATAAGTCTCGTCGCTGGCCATTTAGAATgacaaaagggaaaaaaaattgtGTCAAAAACCTTACACAGATGCCGTAACAAGAATAGATTAATCTCTTGAATTTTATTGATAGACCACAAGGGTATGCATATATTTACAGTAGTAGTTACGTAAGAATCAAATTACTAAAAgataatatatcataataatatCCTATAATAATATCTCATTAAGAATCAAATTGCTAAGAGATAATATCTTATAATATCTcaataagaattaaattgttaaaagataaTATCCCATAATAATATCCTGAAGGctgttatgtttttatatagaaggtcgttttaattttttctttaattttcttattttgtttttGGAGTTTGTCGAGCATATGGACGTTTTGAGcatcgagtttttttttttttaattcttgagttgtttctttggtttctttttttttaattaattaagggcAGTCACTGTAGGTTGAGTCACTAGCTTAGTGACAGATATAATCCATTCAATTTGCAATTTCTTTGAAATGGTAATTCATCAGTTTTCAGTAAAAAAAATCTAATctcaaataaaatttttattaaattttttaaaaataaagatcAAAGGGGACCAACTTAgagattaaataataatatagagtCTAGTATTTTGAAtctattcaattctttcttaTTATTAGAAAAAGTAAGAGAGTTCTGGATTGAACAGCTAGACACGCTAGTATTGGTAGTTATAACCTTAATGATTGAGTACTTTTTCCCCCGCAGGATCTCGTATCACTCCTTGAGCTGTAACGGTGGTTTTTTTATATGGAATAAAATCTACAGTTACGATAAAGAAACAATGAAATTCCTTTGTTATTCCTAAAATTAGACATTAATTCAATAACTTCCCCCATGTAAAGCAAACCCCCTCCACCAGACGGTTGAAGAGGCGTTGAAGACACGCTCCCATATCTCGCGTGTCACGTCACTGCAATCTAAACCAGGACCCACAATACACGTCCCCCAATCTTTCTCTAAGAAAACGACAGCGAATCCAAGAACAAAAAAGGAAAAGTACAACGTTTTGCTGTGGGGAGGAGTTCCCACTAAGCCCGTGGTCCTTTCTCTCAAACAACATACTGATTCTCAATTTTCTCTTACAACGAAATTTCCTTCCTTTCTTCCTCTACATTAAAACAAGTTTCACTGTGCTGTGCTTTTGAGAGGGAAAAAAAGGCCATTCAGCAGGGTGATCATCATTGGATACAACAGAGACCTTCTAAACGAAGATTAAAAAAAGCagtgatttttaaaagtttggGTTTTCGTTTTTGGATAGAAAAAAAAATCGAAATGGGATCATCTTCAGGGCAAAGTAGTGGAAGCTATGATCTTTCATTCAAGATCTTATTGATAGGAGACTCAGGTGCAGGCAAGAGTAGTTTGCTTGTTAGCTTAATTTCAGCTTCTGCAGAGGATCTAGCTCCCACCATTGGTTCGTTTTCTCTTCTTCACTCTTCATCTTTTCAAAGTCCTGGATCTTTGATTAGTGTTCATGGTGAAATtttattaggttttttttttttgtttgaatcCATGTTTTAGGTGTGGATTTTAAGATCAAGTTTTTAACAGTTGGTGGGAAAAGATTAAAGCTTACCATATGGGATACTGGTATGAACCTCGTATAATTTCCATTGGCTTCTTTATTTTACACTCATTTTCACTGATTTAATGCTCACTAATACATTAATATGACATTGGCATTATTTTCATCACAGCTTTACGTAGCTTAATGCTGCTTCTTTAATCTTTGACTAGCTATTTAATCTTCCCTATTTTCTTAAAGCAATTGTCTTGCAATATGGAGAAATAATATGATTGATTTGTGGAACCGTAATGCTTCATGTAGCTGGACAGGAAAGGTTCAGAACACTAACAAGCTCTTACTATAGAGGTGCCCAAGGGATCATACTTGGTGAGATTATCTTTATGGTGCATGTATGATTTTGACTGACTGCAAAACATTATCATAACCTTTCATGCATCTGATAATGATCTTAAAGTCGGCTCTTAGCTCACACGGTAGATACAGCCGTGAACATTGGCATGCATAATGTTAAATTAGGTTTTAAGCTTTCCTCTTGGACTGGCTAATTAGGAGATTGGTTATGTGTGATGAAAGATTATGACAACTTAGAAGttgtttaagaaaaataaaaggaataatAGTTTAACTAAGACTGAAGGACAGCATACAAGAAACAAATTGGAAATACCCGGTCCCTTTCTCTCGATCTCGTACACGAAGGAAAATAAGAAACCGTTTATTTGTATTGTACCCTTTATTCGTAATGTAGTTGTACTTGTATTATCAATTCCTTGACCAATCCTTGCTATGAACCTCATTTCTGCTGGGTTGGAGGACCTCTATCTGTATGCAATTCCATGGCGCTTTTTCTTTTTTCTGCACAAGTATTATTCCCTTTGCCTCATCGTTTCACTATTGTTTGTCCGGTGTTTAAATTCCACAACAATTGTTTGACTTATTTCTCGGCTTTGGTTATAGTTTACGATGTAACACGGAGAGAAACCTTCACAAATTTGTCCACTGTTTGGGCGAAAGAAGTGGAGCTCTATTCTACCAACCGGGACTGTGTCAAGATGCTCGTTGGAAATAAAGTTGATAGAGTAAGTCTACCGTTCTTTCTCCGATCCGTGAATTTAGTTTTTGAAGAGAAAATTCAATCACTTCACACCTAACACTTGAAATGGTTATGGAAACATTAATAAGTTTCTGACTGTTTCATAATCTTCGAAAGAACTCCTTTGCTCTATTCATGTTGAGAAAACTTCATGGAACAAAGTTTATAAGTTGTAAAGGGAGCATTGCACCCTTATAATTCCTTCAAAAGCCAATGAGAGAATACTCTGCTTACGTTTTCTCCTATATCGAAAATAGATACAAGATtttatgagaaaaaaaaaaaaccatagtaTTGCAGTTTAACCATCAATGAGAGTTTCATGTAAATAAAACTTAACTAAATTGAGataaatgttattatttactataataAGGTTAGCTCAAATGAGACTGAtctaatttagttaaaattttattacgttttaattattaaataaagtaggGGTTAAGTGTagataatcaaattctaattaatgatgagcTAATTAGGAATTAAAATTACTATGCcaatgttataaatattagggttataaTACTCAAATTACACAGAATATATCTTTTTTCATATGACATtttttgtgtgctaatttggaagccGGAAAAATTTGAAGAAATTCATGGATTTAGGTAAACTTCCGCTTATAGttttttattcttgatgatttgatatGATAGATTTTGGTTTACTAAGTTTTATTTCTGATCTATTTTATAATTCTAACAATAAATACATTTTAATGATTCCCTTTTAGCTGCAGTATATCTCTCCTTACTAATGCAGACTAGACACTTCATGTCTCTCATACTGTTGCATTGCCTACTTATTCTGCTTCATTATATCCGATTTGTTTATGTTTAAGGATTCTGAAAGGGCTGTAAGTAGAGAAGAAGGGATGGATCTTGCAAAGGACCTTGGATGCATGTTTCTTGAATGCAGTGCCAAAACAAGAAAAAACGTGGAGCAATGCTTTGAGGGGCTTGCATTGAAGGTATATTTTTGTGACAGCAAGTTTGCTCGTCAACCTTTCAACCAATATAATACAAAATATTCTTGGCTGTAGGTCAGTTCAAAATGATGCAGTAGGGCTGTTAAATAACATAATCATTAAGAGTGTTCGCATCTTACTGATATGAACTTTTAGAGAGCCACATCCCAAAATCTAGCTCTCAAGGTTGTTGAGCATAGGACTATGTAAACCTCACAAAAGGAAATTACATTCTCTCCTATGTGGGATCCAAGTCTCATATCTTGCAACTAGGCACATATCACTTGTACTTGTGTCCAATTCTACTATGTTGTAACCAGCTTTGGATTTTCTTACAGATAATGGAAGTTCCAAGTTTTTTAGAAGAAGGGTCTGCTATAGGGAAGAGAAACATGTTAAAGCATAAACCAGAGTATAGAGGTCATCAAGGCGGTGGATGTTGCTCTTAAATTGCACTGATATGCAGCCATATGGTGGCTTTAAGCTTCCGTCTTAATTAACAGATTGTGAACAAATATTGTATATGATATATTATTTCGTACTATATTTCTGTACTGCTCTTCTTTCAAATGGAGTTCCCATTGGTTAATTGTATCATCACTCAAATTAACTTCAGTTGTAGAGTTTCGGGTGCAAAGTGAGTTTTAAGGTTGTTCCCTCGAATTGGTGGAGTTGATCTCAATTAATAAAGGAAATAATATTCGaattgttataaatattttattattatagagtGGATGTctattaaaataacaaatttaatgtATTTTAGAACTCTAATATCAATTAGAAAtagaattttatattatttatgcgtatgtttataaatatatattttagaaaatattgaaaatatcCTAAATAATATACATCTTTCTCTATTCTTCTATATCTTGTTGTTTTAAAATTGCTAAGTTAGATGgcagtaaataaataaaacacaatTGAAGCATAGGAATCAAACTTGTACCTCAAAGCTTTAAGCACCCTTGACTTGCCTAATCAATCAGTTAtcggagaaaaaaaaaaaaagacaagatTCGAGGAAAAAAGAACGACCAAGAGAGGACTTCAACCTACACCAACAACATTGATTACAATTTTTCATTAGTACTTTTATGTTGCACAGAATAATatatttaatcaaatttaatcTTGGTATGTTTctaaattcttttaaaattttgatattatatttgaTATGAATCAATATTGTACTTATTTTGGTTTTGAAAAGGATAGATAAAAGATTCGATTATCAAATCATATTATGCATGATAGTTAAATACTTGATTGAC from Gossypium arboreum isolate Shixiya-1 chromosome 1, ASM2569848v2, whole genome shotgun sequence harbors:
- the LOC108452000 gene encoding ras-related protein RABC2a-like isoform X2 encodes the protein MGSSSGQSSGSYDLSFKILLIGDSGAGKSSLLVSLISASAEDLAPTIGVDFKIKFLTVGGKRLKLTIWDTVYDVTRRETFTNLSTVWAKEVELYSTNRDCVKMLVGNKVDRDSERAVSREEGMDLAKDLGCMFLECSAKTRKNVEQCFEGLALKIMEVPSFLEEGSAIGKRNMLKHKPEYRGHQGGGCCS
- the LOC108452000 gene encoding ras-related protein RABC2a-like isoform X1, which produces MGSSSGQSSGSYDLSFKILLIGDSGAGKSSLLVSLISASAEDLAPTIGVDFKIKFLTVGGKRLKLTIWDTAGQERFRTLTSSYYRGAQGIILVYDVTRRETFTNLSTVWAKEVELYSTNRDCVKMLVGNKVDRDSERAVSREEGMDLAKDLGCMFLECSAKTRKNVEQCFEGLALKIMEVPSFLEEGSAIGKRNMLKHKPEYRGHQGGGCCS